In 'Nostoc azollae' 0708, the following are encoded in one genomic region:
- the rpsO gene encoding 30S ribosomal protein S15 translates to MALTQRRKQELISGFQVHETDTGSADVQIAMLTDRINRLSQHLQANKKDHSSRRGLLKMIGQRKRLLGYIQKDNREKYQALIARLGIRG, encoded by the coding sequence ATGGCTCTGACGCAACGGCGCAAACAAGAACTCATCTCTGGCTTCCAAGTGCATGAAACCGATACCGGTTCTGCGGATGTCCAAATCGCTATGTTGACTGATCGGATCAACCGCCTCAGCCAACACCTCCAGGCTAATAAGAAAGATCATTCTTCCCGGAGAGGATTATTGAAGATGATCGGACAACGTAAGCGTCTTCTGGGTTATATCCAGAAGGACAATCGGGAAAAATATCAAGCTTTGATCGCTCGTCTCGGTATTCGTGGTTAG